The Chanos chanos chromosome 6, fChaCha1.1, whole genome shotgun sequence genome includes a region encoding these proteins:
- the LOC115815104 gene encoding odorant receptor 131-2-like — protein MQSTTKNSNVSINSGLYFSRPLNEKILLVQVLVGIFLYVNFIMIFTFLKKEVFREDTRYILFAQTLFSDSLLMVLTDLAVVWSYYGYPIPMITCCIFCTLMNWLNDCTPLTLVAMCLERYVAICMPLRHADISNSRNRKIGLLIIWIIGSVKPLLILLGFIAVNPSSTMQSSVVCSEEIMLTFTWQSQLRAVLSQLYFICMFVIIVFTYIKIMMAARAASSDNKKSTYKSLRTVLLHACQLFLCLVQFLTPYIEMTVMQIDFMLFINVRYSNFIMFVIAPRCLSPLIYGIRDEKFFLVLKDHALFGLPKIISGMAMPDDVPWRNAVDEKEHKPVLASAGRWVQTRKLLCKQAFVN, from the exons ATGCAGAGCACAACTAAAAACAGCAATGTGAGCATTAATTCAGGACTTTACTTCTCAAGacctttaaatgagaaaatattgCTTGTACAGGTACTAGTTGGGATCTTTCTATATGTGAACTTCATAATGATTTTTACCTTCCTAAAGAAGGAGGTTTTCAGAGAGGATACTCGGTATATTTTGTTTGCACAAACTCTCTTCAGTGACTCTCTTCTTATGGTTTTGACTGATTTAGCTGTAGTTTGGAGTTACTACGGTTACCCTATCCCAATGATTACATGTTGCATATTTTGCACACTCATGAACTGGCTTAACGACTGCACTCCTTTGACACTGGTGGCCATGTGTCTAGAGCGCTATGTGGCCATCTGCATGCCACTGAGACATGCTGACATCTCCAActccagaaacagaaaaattggACTTCTGATCATCTGGATTATCGGTTCTGTAAAACCCTTGCTTATTCTTCTTGGGTTCATAGCTGTCAACCCATCAAGCACTATGCAGTCTTCTGTAGTTTGCAGTGAAGAGATAATGCTAACATTTACCTGGCAGAGTCAGTTAAGAGCTGTTCTTTCACAGTTATACTTCATCTGCATGTTTGTCATCATTGTGTTCACCTATATTAAAATTATGATGGCTGCAAGAGCTGCTTCTTCAGACAATAAGAAATCTACATACAAGAGTCTCAGAACAGTACTTCTTCATGCCTGTCAACTCTTCCTATGTTTGGTTCAATTTCTAACCCCGTATATAGAAATGACAGTTATGCAAATTGATTTTATGTTGTTTATCAATGTAAGATACTCTAATTTCATAATGTTTGTTATTGCCCCACGCTGCCTAAGTCCACTAATTTATGGAATTAGAGATGAAAagtttttccttgttttaaaAGACCATGCCTTGTTTGGTCTTCCAAAGATTATTTCAG GGATGGCAATGCCAGACGATGTTCCCTGGAGGAACGCAGTGGACGAGAAGGAGCATAAGCCTGTATTAGCGAGTGCAGGTAGATGGGTGCAGACCCGAAAGTTGCTCTGTAAGCAAGCATTTGTGAATTGA